The Phragmitibacter flavus genome contains a region encoding:
- a CDS encoding ATPase domain-containing protein has product MSDSSPPPQAANGQFDTDRRFLAPEIHGFDRLFIPPLTGKERDHQSRGIPENSTILLSGPPGAGKTVFGLAMARAVMHKLRAKKPKLFYLTLEVDKERLKASMEEMGWFEGGNKDAFGRHGNKVRFIEVKPEIDRPVPNSEEMGNMLFRKLEAHVEPGSEEPVLVLVDSLTAMVSSSGDFAERRRQTNELLFRLRSLFGECLMLTLLIAERSSTPPEDPASAVEEYLADFVFRLDLRHLELGRRLRTLDIIKTHGANMTVGQHTWMILTDRGETSKAVSLTQTLNTKIRDKAFDEKGIPINNEKWGAILILPRSRAHTTFSDGEKVGGKQILHAGTPGLDQMLTGEEPEYWLDLVRSSSGNTAKPGLEAGSITLLVGPPGSGKTGICNQFLKVDDLSIFMTGDDPPKKVPNLFITFEREHLTEKSEEYKSLVFRHSQVDFNLLLTQVREEILKGLPRRIAIDGLSEWLSAYQSKDRAMVLEAFLAGIDEATQEIAKKYSNPIKPTLFISYETSLQGDPLAPDTLGIPADNIIVLRQIQVQDATRRLLYIVKGSAQYDRNIRELVYRKDQDSIENKACVTAGLDAFSSLLSRNPQKAEVLLQMFEENKAEAKWNSQMVKRLKKSIPLTYNSFTFFRTEIGSTLLSCNHSNTLPSSDLRIMSVDEWWLRHVLAKHDPNTKNHLLLDLSGLLNPAHQNSRLNWNDFWLTEVDKCKVGENQKISVLAVPAYMDFGMFCVNAQQLIKVNDDKFKTTLEPLIEKIPSKPENRKDPPINPAVLASAQQALLKAIEQELPKTWVPKNFNFDSFPIVPSNDESKSLLEIAKPKGEEDAPWFFAFDTSTPETCVCQFFELAWAFGASEDFLAHKMPKTNNNPLTQSLRLLQYMVHHRLMPPGANVRDTANAVFSRQFLSTLANLKRDEQIVDAIVPLQYWPSGSNDDEAHAALIEDLRKRLERQIVDRLNTGLLSLQKVPKLEKQASELYNKLNEQPSLIPSIKPEDTLGKIQAFTKKLRKSPEPTLYQSLQTFLKNAEFTIENLESKINKPVITVEDFTELFQRHELRLDLLSKESPTLTGYGCTGAWFYAVHAGSRSVTLAPDILQEMTSLKSAIERAELGAGMPARKDFYDHMGHHPVKHAEHFTWSELYDHAGARARRRDRVLPTNCENAPEIYRYISSMVVRTLHAAQEDTHRGKSRVAIPDAASLAKLASHRANTEVEALYEYIFPKKQSTPP; this is encoded by the coding sequence ATGTCAGACTCAAGCCCTCCTCCCCAAGCAGCCAACGGTCAATTCGACACAGATCGGAGATTCCTTGCTCCGGAAATCCACGGTTTCGATAGGCTATTTATTCCGCCGCTCACTGGCAAAGAACGTGACCATCAGTCCCGAGGAATTCCAGAAAATTCCACCATTTTGCTCTCTGGGCCCCCTGGTGCAGGTAAAACCGTTTTTGGCCTTGCCATGGCACGCGCCGTGATGCACAAGCTGCGCGCTAAAAAACCCAAGCTTTTTTACCTCACCCTGGAAGTGGATAAAGAGCGGCTAAAAGCCAGCATGGAAGAAATGGGCTGGTTTGAGGGTGGAAATAAAGATGCCTTCGGTAGGCATGGCAACAAAGTCAGGTTCATCGAAGTCAAACCAGAGATCGACCGCCCCGTCCCAAATAGCGAGGAAATGGGAAACATGCTCTTCCGCAAGCTCGAAGCCCATGTCGAACCCGGCAGCGAAGAACCTGTGCTGGTGCTCGTGGACAGCCTTACCGCTATGGTGAGTTCCAGTGGGGATTTCGCAGAACGTCGACGCCAGACTAATGAATTGCTTTTTCGGCTGCGCTCCTTGTTTGGAGAATGTCTAATGCTCACCCTGCTCATCGCCGAGCGTAGTTCCACCCCGCCCGAAGACCCTGCATCCGCCGTTGAAGAGTATCTGGCAGACTTTGTCTTCCGTCTTGATCTCAGGCATCTCGAGCTAGGCAGAAGATTGCGCACTCTCGACATCATCAAAACCCATGGGGCCAACATGACAGTGGGACAACATACGTGGATGATCCTCACCGATCGAGGCGAAACCTCTAAAGCCGTCTCCCTCACACAGACTCTGAACACAAAAATTCGTGACAAAGCATTCGATGAAAAGGGAATACCCATAAACAATGAAAAGTGGGGCGCCATCTTGATCCTGCCACGCTCAAGGGCGCACACTACATTCAGCGATGGTGAAAAAGTTGGGGGCAAACAAATCCTCCACGCCGGAACGCCCGGTTTGGATCAAATGCTGACCGGAGAGGAACCCGAATACTGGCTCGACCTTGTTCGCTCTTCCAGCGGAAACACAGCGAAGCCTGGCCTCGAAGCGGGCTCCATCACCTTATTGGTTGGTCCACCTGGTTCTGGCAAAACGGGCATCTGCAACCAATTTTTGAAGGTAGACGACCTCTCTATATTTATGACGGGTGACGATCCACCGAAAAAAGTGCCAAATCTTTTCATCACGTTTGAACGGGAGCATTTAACCGAGAAATCGGAAGAATACAAATCACTCGTATTCCGCCACTCGCAGGTAGACTTTAATCTACTGCTCACCCAAGTGCGTGAAGAAATTCTGAAAGGCTTGCCCAGAAGGATCGCTATAGATGGCCTCTCTGAATGGCTGTCTGCCTATCAGAGCAAAGATCGTGCGATGGTGCTTGAAGCTTTCCTTGCAGGCATCGACGAAGCCACTCAGGAAATCGCAAAAAAATACTCAAACCCTATCAAGCCCACCCTGTTCATCAGTTACGAAACTTCGCTCCAAGGTGATCCTCTCGCCCCAGACACCTTAGGAATTCCCGCCGACAACATCATTGTCCTACGGCAGATTCAAGTTCAGGACGCCACCCGAAGACTCTTATACATCGTCAAGGGTAGTGCGCAATACGACCGCAACATCCGTGAACTGGTTTATCGCAAGGATCAGGATTCCATAGAGAATAAAGCCTGTGTCACCGCTGGTCTCGACGCATTCTCCTCCTTACTCAGTCGGAACCCTCAGAAAGCAGAAGTCCTGCTCCAAATGTTTGAAGAAAACAAAGCAGAAGCCAAATGGAATTCCCAGATGGTCAAGCGCCTCAAAAAATCCATTCCCCTCACTTACAACTCGTTCACCTTCTTCCGCACCGAAATCGGCAGCACCCTGCTCTCCTGCAACCACTCCAACACCCTGCCCTCAAGTGACCTCCGCATCATGAGCGTGGACGAATGGTGGCTTCGTCATGTGCTCGCAAAACATGATCCGAACACCAAAAACCATCTGCTATTAGATCTCAGCGGCCTCTTAAATCCCGCACATCAAAACAGCCGCCTAAACTGGAACGATTTTTGGCTTACCGAGGTCGATAAGTGCAAAGTTGGAGAAAACCAAAAAATCTCCGTGTTGGCCGTCCCAGCCTACATGGATTTTGGCATGTTTTGCGTCAATGCCCAACAACTGATTAAGGTCAACGATGATAAGTTCAAAACTACACTTGAACCCCTTATTGAAAAAATCCCATCCAAGCCTGAGAACAGAAAAGATCCTCCCATCAACCCTGCCGTTCTCGCAAGTGCGCAGCAAGCGCTGCTGAAAGCCATAGAGCAAGAATTACCGAAAACCTGGGTGCCTAAAAACTTTAACTTCGACTCATTTCCTATCGTTCCATCAAACGACGAGTCAAAGTCACTCCTCGAAATTGCAAAGCCAAAAGGCGAAGAAGACGCACCTTGGTTCTTCGCCTTTGACACCAGCACGCCAGAGACCTGTGTCTGTCAGTTCTTTGAACTCGCCTGGGCATTTGGAGCTTCTGAGGATTTCTTGGCCCACAAAATGCCCAAAACCAATAATAACCCACTCACCCAATCGCTACGACTTCTGCAATACATGGTGCATCACCGCCTCATGCCACCTGGAGCCAATGTGCGTGACACGGCCAACGCCGTTTTCTCCCGCCAGTTCCTAAGCACCCTCGCCAACCTGAAACGCGATGAACAAATAGTCGACGCCATCGTGCCCCTGCAATACTGGCCTTCAGGCAGCAATGACGACGAAGCGCATGCTGCACTGATTGAAGACCTGCGCAAGAGGCTTGAGCGTCAAATCGTCGATCGATTAAACACCGGTTTGTTGTCGCTTCAGAAAGTGCCCAAACTCGAGAAGCAAGCTTCGGAACTCTACAACAAGCTCAACGAGCAACCCAGCCTCATCCCCTCAATAAAACCCGAGGATACTCTGGGGAAAATTCAAGCTTTCACCAAAAAATTACGCAAATCACCCGAACCTACACTCTATCAAAGCCTCCAGACCTTCCTCAAAAACGCTGAATTCACCATCGAAAATTTAGAATCGAAAATCAATAAACCCGTCATCACTGTTGAAGACTTCACCGAACTCTTCCAACGTCACGAACTCCGCCTGGACCTTCTGTCCAAAGAATCCCCAACACTCACTGGCTACGGCTGCACCGGAGCCTGGTTTTATGCCGTCCATGCAGGAAGTCGCAGCGTCACCCTCGCGCCGGACATCCTCCAGGAAATGACTTCCCTCAAATCCGCCATCGAACGCGCCGAGCTCGGTGCCGGCATGCCCGCAAGAAAAGACTTCTACGATCACATGGGCCACCATCCCGTCAAACATGCCGAACACTTTACCTGGAGCGAACTCTATGACCACGCCGGTGCCCGAGCACGCCGCCGGGATCGCGTCCTGCCTACCAATTGCGAAAACGCACCAGAAATCTACCGCTACATCAGCTCCATGGTCGTCCGCACCCTCCACGCAGCCCAAGAAGACACGCATCGAGGAAAAAGTAGAGTTGCCATACCCGATGCAGCTTCACTCGCAAAACTGGCTTCGCACAGAGCCAACACAGAAGTCGAAGCGCTTTACGAATACATTTTTCCAAAGAAACAAAGCACCCCTCCATAA
- a CDS encoding beta strand repeat-containing protein: protein MKYTSPSQWFTPLLIIILVLADHTTDLPAQATSWTGATSNSWATATNWSNGVPSIVSGTPSDVTFGSGNATALTLGDGTYYLNSLQVNGTSVNYGVNLKQFGSTGTIVFQSATAGTNAILNFRSLNTTAPNIETQRDLGLSANLRLDSNVTLTHTSSGGTTVTGGSAFRRVYLDGIISGDAGMTIYGSSSSATRAILFRNHNTFAGDVYFQNGYVTQTYSDGLGAADKTIYFGGGAASAPSITWDLQANTNNTPIAYHLDLANLRPTQTVLIQAGSTQRQLEFTGNITGSSTREVDRHVLHLISQVNQQMIFSGETMDFAGRVLARYGSEIVVANSNVDGVAWENVSEVFWNENTAAGTHNSAFLLRGNHTFNGNITIADVTQVGTETDRHSIGQINHQGTSSDAIFNGNISVLEKDFNPTDKNLQGLNLVSESGGSATFNGNIAVVAAKGMNINYKVNETSSAAPLNYYETNPTGTVTISNTARVAGTLGGTDTIGLTEVHNGTLQVNSDHFYSDVTARSGARIAGTGKITGNVSVLSGGMLAPGSGTTNPAFVSNIGTLEVTGNVSLTGSAMILFQANEASFNVLDIASIPTLDSSILTQVGDHDFLSIGSDLSIAQSGSLRLQLADNYTAAYGDVFHLLDFNSLTSTVATPALWNLPDLSSQSLFWNFTYFESHGLIVVDAPLIWSGAADPDDNLWSNPDNWTSTTPSTNANAPSNVVFAGNDLNIDTLSLNGETYYLNSLTVQKAEYNSGNDFEKTLASDGTLVFKTVNGLNPSLTFYSADNPTTAPAAVSPRNLRIAANIVLEDDTTITRISSSVGTAATNAQRRVYFDGLVSGDGDLYIDPASNSSAGMIAFTNHNNFTGDVYWKTGYVLQNFADGLGDFDKTIFFGDGSAFTWDLTTATANLNAANEVTAVGYNLNFLTTGTRSVLIHTGSTNRQLVLSGDITGGNATTTVQLISQSNHQLIFTGEQMDFTGNARIRYGSEVVLANANASGVAWQNVAQILFNEVPTNANHNSAFLLRGNYTYNGNMVMSDTAEPSTSDALKNGISIGQINHEGTSHDATFNGNINILEDDYAVLNLVSESDGSATFNGSVSVTGTRGMTVNELINSASSFYETAPSGTVIFSATSRLASTAAGTDSIGLSVIRNGTLIVDTPHFYSDVEIDPGATLGGKGTITGNVYVSTGSQLNPGGSNNSPIGALSIVGNLDLESKMLATDPSSVTLDVRGATFNIGSTAEADITTVFASELQSVGDHDHLTITGAFTINDVRSITVNFLDNYLPNTGDAFNLLDFGFLNLANSDVNQETMWDLPNLSELNASWSWNYDLAASHGVVYIIVPEPQRALLLILAVVCLVSRRRRRLQ, encoded by the coding sequence ATGAAATACACCTCCCCTAGTCAATGGTTCACGCCTCTCCTCATCATCATTCTGGTCCTGGCCGACCACACCACTGACCTGCCCGCCCAGGCCACTTCCTGGACCGGTGCCACCAGCAACTCCTGGGCAACCGCCACCAACTGGTCCAACGGCGTCCCCAGCATCGTTTCGGGCACCCCGTCCGACGTGACCTTCGGCAGCGGCAATGCCACTGCCCTCACCTTGGGGGACGGAACCTACTACCTCAACAGCCTTCAAGTCAATGGAACCAGCGTGAACTACGGCGTGAACCTCAAACAGTTCGGCAGCACCGGCACCATCGTCTTCCAGTCGGCCACCGCCGGGACCAATGCCATCCTTAACTTCCGCTCGTTGAACACCACCGCTCCCAACATCGAAACCCAACGAGATCTCGGGCTTTCCGCCAATCTCCGTCTCGACAGCAACGTCACTCTTACTCATACCTCAAGTGGCGGAACCACCGTCACCGGCGGTTCTGCGTTTCGACGCGTTTATCTCGACGGAATCATCTCCGGTGACGCGGGCATGACCATCTACGGCTCCTCCTCCTCCGCGACCCGCGCCATCCTGTTTCGCAATCACAACACCTTCGCGGGCGATGTCTACTTCCAAAACGGCTACGTCACCCAAACCTATTCCGATGGTCTCGGTGCCGCCGACAAAACCATCTATTTTGGTGGCGGTGCCGCCTCAGCCCCCTCCATCACCTGGGACTTGCAGGCCAACACCAACAACACCCCCATCGCCTACCACCTGGACCTTGCCAACCTTCGCCCCACCCAAACGGTGCTGATTCAAGCCGGTTCCACCCAACGTCAGCTCGAATTCACCGGCAACATTACCGGATCATCCACCCGCGAGGTGGATCGACACGTCCTGCATCTGATTTCACAGGTCAACCAACAGATGATCTTTAGTGGCGAAACCATGGATTTTGCCGGCCGCGTGCTGGCCCGCTATGGAAGTGAAATCGTTGTCGCCAACAGCAATGTCGATGGCGTCGCGTGGGAAAATGTCTCTGAAGTTTTCTGGAACGAAAACACGGCCGCAGGCACCCACAACTCCGCTTTTCTTCTCCGCGGCAATCACACCTTCAATGGCAACATCACCATCGCCGATGTCACTCAGGTCGGCACCGAAACCGACCGCCACAGCATTGGACAAATCAACCATCAAGGCACCTCTTCCGACGCCATCTTCAACGGCAACATCAGCGTGTTGGAGAAAGACTTCAATCCGACCGACAAAAATCTTCAAGGTCTCAACCTCGTCTCCGAAAGCGGCGGCAGCGCCACCTTCAATGGCAACATCGCCGTCGTCGCCGCCAAAGGCATGAACATCAACTATAAGGTGAATGAAACCAGCAGCGCCGCCCCCCTCAACTATTACGAAACCAATCCCACCGGCACGGTGACCATCAGCAATACCGCCCGCGTTGCAGGCACCCTCGGCGGCACCGACACCATCGGCCTCACTGAAGTTCACAACGGCACCTTGCAAGTCAACAGCGACCACTTTTACAGTGATGTCACTGCTCGCAGCGGTGCCCGGATTGCCGGAACCGGCAAAATCACCGGCAACGTTTCCGTGCTCAGCGGCGGCATGCTTGCCCCCGGCTCCGGAACCACCAACCCGGCTTTCGTCAGCAACATTGGCACCCTTGAAGTCACCGGCAACGTCAGCCTCACCGGCAGTGCCATGATCCTGTTCCAGGCAAATGAGGCGTCGTTCAACGTGTTGGACATCGCCTCCATCCCCACCCTGGACAGCTCGATCCTCACCCAGGTGGGCGACCACGATTTCCTCTCCATCGGCTCTGATCTGAGCATCGCGCAATCCGGCTCTCTTCGACTCCAACTCGCCGACAACTACACCGCTGCCTATGGAGACGTCTTCCATCTCCTCGATTTCAACAGCCTCACCTCCACCGTGGCCACCCCCGCCCTTTGGAACCTGCCCGATCTCTCCAGTCAATCGCTGTTCTGGAACTTCACCTACTTCGAAAGCCACGGCCTGATCGTCGTCGATGCACCACTTATCTGGAGCGGTGCCGCCGACCCCGATGACAACCTCTGGTCCAATCCCGACAACTGGACCTCCACCACCCCCAGCACCAACGCCAATGCTCCGTCCAACGTCGTGTTCGCCGGCAACGACCTCAACATCGACACCCTCTCATTGAATGGAGAAACCTATTATCTCAACAGCCTCACCGTTCAAAAAGCGGAATACAACTCCGGCAACGACTTCGAGAAAACCCTCGCCAGCGATGGGACCCTGGTTTTCAAAACCGTCAACGGTCTGAATCCCTCCTTGACCTTCTACTCAGCGGACAACCCAACCACCGCGCCGGCAGCCGTCTCGCCGCGTAACCTCCGCATCGCCGCCAACATCGTGCTGGAAGACGACACCACCATCACCCGCATCAGCAGCAGTGTTGGCACCGCCGCCACCAACGCCCAACGCCGGGTCTACTTCGATGGCCTCGTAAGCGGTGATGGCGATCTCTACATCGACCCCGCCAGCAATTCCAGCGCCGGCATGATCGCCTTCACCAACCACAACAACTTCACCGGAGATGTCTATTGGAAAACCGGTTATGTCCTGCAAAATTTTGCCGACGGTCTCGGCGATTTCGACAAAACCATTTTCTTCGGCGACGGCTCCGCCTTCACCTGGGATCTCACCACCGCCACCGCCAACCTTAATGCCGCCAATGAAGTCACCGCGGTCGGCTACAACCTCAATTTCCTCACCACCGGGACCCGCTCCGTTCTCATTCATACTGGTTCCACCAACCGGCAACTCGTTCTCTCCGGCGACATCACCGGCGGAAACGCCACCACCACCGTGCAACTGATCTCGCAGAGCAATCATCAACTCATCTTCACCGGTGAACAGATGGACTTCACCGGCAACGCCCGCATCCGCTACGGGTCCGAAGTCGTCCTCGCCAACGCCAACGCCTCCGGAGTCGCCTGGCAGAACGTGGCGCAGATCCTCTTCAACGAAGTGCCCACCAACGCGAACCACAACAGCGCCTTCCTGCTGCGTGGAAACTACACCTACAACGGCAACATGGTCATGAGCGACACCGCCGAACCCTCCACCAGCGATGCGCTCAAAAACGGCATCAGCATCGGCCAGATCAACCACGAAGGCACCTCCCACGACGCCACCTTCAACGGCAACATCAACATCCTTGAAGACGACTACGCCGTGCTCAACCTCGTCTCCGAAAGCGACGGCAGCGCCACTTTTAACGGCAGCGTTTCAGTGACCGGAACCAGAGGCATGACCGTCAACGAACTCATCAACAGCGCCAGCAGCTTCTACGAAACCGCGCCCTCCGGCACCGTGATTTTTAGCGCCACTTCGCGACTCGCCAGCACCGCCGCCGGAACCGACTCTATCGGACTTTCTGTCATCCGCAACGGAACCCTCATCGTCGACACTCCGCATTTCTACAGCGATGTTGAAATTGACCCCGGCGCCACCCTCGGCGGCAAAGGCACCATTACCGGCAACGTCTACGTGTCCACCGGCTCGCAACTCAACCCTGGCGGCAGCAACAACTCCCCCATCGGTGCCCTCTCCATCGTCGGCAATCTCGACCTCGAAAGCAAAATGCTGGCCACCGATCCTTCCTCCGTCACCCTTGATGTGCGCGGTGCCACCTTCAACATCGGCAGCACCGCCGAAGCCGACATCACCACCGTCTTCGCCAGTGAGCTGCAATCCGTCGGCGATCACGATCACCTCACCATCACCGGTGCCTTCACCATCAATGACGTTCGCTCCATCACCGTCAACTTCCTCGACAACTACCTGCCCAACACCGGCGACGCCTTCAACCTGCTCGACTTCGGCTTTCTGAACCTGGCAAATTCCGATGTCAATCAAGAGACCATGTGGGACCTTCCCAATCTCAGCGAACTCAACGCCTCATGGAGCTGGAACTACGACCTCGCCGCCTCCCACGGCGTCGTCTACATCATCGTGCCCGAACCCCAGCGCGCTCTGCTTCTCATCCTTGCCGTGGTCTGCCTCGTCAGCCGCAGACGGCGTCGGCTCCAATAG
- a CDS encoding DEAD/DEAH box helicase has protein sequence MVTYAGCPDRLSITVRASDHEWTADGILHRLERDTEAERTLLRQLHHLGLQPFMEAHPGTLTTAPLNPLALPPNYETEFWPQLLQTERPNLKTRGWTIHPTPDFGHDIIQLEDHHFHTQLKPEPGTDYDLQIGLHINEHRLSLIPIIADAVHKGLTVQEVAESPPDTPFLFFIPELGDRLISLPQQRLLPILSILHELSSPATRRKKHLRIDRLRAAQLSTQKGLALQLPAELAQLAQRLNTQTTLPDLQPPTTLKATLRPYQLEGLRWLQFLRELNLHGILADDMGLGKTIQTIAHILTEVESGRATQPTLILAPTSLLRNWVNEAKKFAPSLRTLTLHGDHRRERYPYIRQSHLVVTSYPLLIRDIEKLKTYDWHLVVLDEAHNIKNARAKAAQAARALNARHRLCLTGTPMENHLGELWSLFHFLMPGYLGEQDTFRTFFRNPIEKKNDPHAQTRLSARLQPVLLRRTKDTVAKDLPAKTEIINPIDLDKSQADLYETIRAAVDKRVQAAIADQGLEKSQLIVLEALLKLRQVCCHPQLLNLETTNTHTTSAKTEFLLDELLPELIEENRRILIFSQFTSMLAILEAELKTRNHRYVKLTGQTQDRETPVNQFQTGKIPLFLISLKAGGVGLNLTAADTVIHYDPWWNPAVEAQATDRAHRIGQTKPVFVHKLICQGTIEERIVEMQNRKSTLITNLLTGRTDNLKLTQEDIRELLSPP, from the coding sequence ATGGTCACCTACGCCGGCTGCCCCGACCGACTCTCCATCACCGTCCGCGCCTCCGACCACGAATGGACCGCCGACGGCATCCTTCACCGACTCGAACGCGACACCGAAGCCGAACGCACCCTCCTCCGTCAGCTCCACCACCTCGGCCTCCAACCCTTCATGGAAGCCCATCCCGGAACCCTCACCACCGCCCCCCTCAACCCCCTCGCCCTCCCCCCCAACTACGAAACCGAATTCTGGCCCCAACTCCTCCAAACCGAACGCCCCAACCTCAAAACCCGCGGCTGGACCATCCACCCCACCCCCGACTTCGGCCACGACATCATCCAGCTCGAAGACCACCACTTCCACACCCAGCTCAAACCCGAACCCGGCACCGACTACGACCTCCAAATCGGCCTCCACATCAACGAACACCGCCTCTCCCTCATCCCCATCATCGCCGACGCCGTCCACAAAGGCCTCACCGTCCAGGAAGTCGCCGAAAGCCCCCCCGACACCCCCTTCCTCTTCTTCATCCCCGAACTCGGCGACCGCCTCATCTCCCTCCCCCAACAGCGTCTCCTCCCCATCCTCAGCATCCTCCACGAACTCTCCTCCCCTGCCACCCGACGCAAAAAACACCTGCGCATCGACCGACTCCGCGCCGCCCAGCTCAGCACCCAAAAAGGCCTCGCCCTCCAGCTCCCCGCCGAACTCGCCCAACTCGCCCAGCGCCTCAACACCCAAACCACCCTCCCCGACCTCCAGCCCCCCACCACCCTCAAAGCCACCCTCCGCCCCTACCAGCTCGAAGGCCTTCGCTGGCTCCAGTTCCTCCGCGAACTCAACCTCCACGGCATCCTTGCCGACGACATGGGCCTCGGCAAAACCATTCAAACCATCGCCCACATCCTTACCGAAGTCGAATCCGGCCGCGCCACCCAACCCACCCTCATCCTCGCCCCCACCAGCCTCCTGCGCAACTGGGTCAACGAAGCCAAAAAATTCGCCCCCTCCCTCCGCACCCTCACCCTCCACGGCGACCACCGCCGCGAACGCTACCCCTACATCCGTCAGTCCCACCTCGTCGTCACCTCCTACCCCCTCCTCATCCGCGACATCGAAAAACTCAAAACCTACGACTGGCACCTCGTCGTCCTCGACGAAGCCCACAACATCAAAAACGCCCGCGCCAAAGCCGCTCAGGCCGCTCGCGCCCTCAACGCCCGACACCGACTCTGCCTCACCGGCACCCCCATGGAAAACCACCTCGGCGAGCTCTGGTCCCTCTTCCACTTCCTCATGCCCGGCTACCTCGGCGAGCAGGACACCTTCCGCACCTTCTTCCGCAACCCCATCGAAAAGAAAAACGACCCCCACGCCCAGACCCGCCTCAGCGCCCGACTCCAACCCGTCCTCCTCCGCCGCACCAAAGACACCGTCGCCAAAGACCTCCCCGCCAAAACCGAAATCATCAACCCCATCGACCTCGACAAATCCCAGGCCGACCTCTACGAAACCATCCGCGCCGCCGTCGACAAACGCGTCCAGGCCGCCATCGCCGACCAGGGCCTCGAAAAAAGCCAGCTCATCGTCCTCGAAGCCCTCCTAAAACTCCGCCAGGTCTGCTGCCATCCCCAGCTCCTCAACCTCGAGACCACCAACACCCACACCACTTCCGCCAAAACCGAATTCCTCCTCGACGAACTCCTCCCCGAACTCATCGAAGAAAACCGCCGCATCCTCATCTTCTCCCAATTCACCAGCATGCTCGCCATCCTCGAAGCCGAGCTCAAAACCCGCAACCACCGTTACGTCAAACTCACCGGTCAGACCCAGGACCGCGAAACCCCCGTCAACCAATTCCAAACAGGGAAAATCCCCCTCTTCCTCATCAGTCTAAAAGCCGGCGGCGTCGGCCTCAACCTCACCGCCGCCGACACCGTCATCCATTATGATCCCTGGTGGAACCCCGCCGTCGAAGCCCAAGCCACCGACCGCGCCCACCGCATCGGCCAAACCAAACCCGTCTTCGTCCACAAACTCATCTGTCAGGGCACCATCGAAGAGCGCATCGTCGAAATGCAAAACCGAAAATCCACCCTAATCACCAACCTCCTAACCGGCCGCACCGACAACCTAAAACTCACCCAAGAAGACATCCGCGAGTTACTGTCACCTCCATAA